Proteins from a genomic interval of Clostridium cochlearium:
- a CDS encoding flagellin — translation MGDIKANGNTGLETSTDITNLKTDFETNIKNYVGDNTKVKLNWGTDEDDVGSILGSDHGGAAIKDEDVISGTTAVTEQPLAGKFEIIWPEEDTSNSELTIQVGANAAQTLNIGLRDMRASALGLSGLQITDNKKASDAIGKCDSAILRVSTFRSSLGACQNRLEHTIANLNNTAENLSASESCIRDVDMAKEMMNFSKNNILMQAAQSMLAQANGQPQGILQLLR, via the coding sequence ATGGGTGATATAAAAGCAAATGGAAATACAGGATTAGAGACGTCTACAGATATAACAAATCTTAAAACAGATTTTGAAACTAATATAAAGAACTATGTAGGTGATAATACTAAAGTTAAATTAAATTGGGGAACTGATGAAGATGATGTTGGTTCTATTTTAGGTTCAGATCATGGCGGTGCAGCTATAAAAGATGAGGATGTAATTAGTGGCACTACTGCTGTTACAGAACAACCCTTAGCGGGTAAGTTTGAAATCATATGGCCAGAGGAAGATACTTCCAATAGTGAGTTGACAATTCAGGTAGGAGCCAATGCAGCACAAACTTTAAATATTGGATTAAGAGATATGAGAGCCTCTGCTCTTGGATTAAGTGGCTTACAAATTACAGATAATAAAAAAGCTTCTGATGCCATAGGAAAATGTGATAGTGCCATATTAAGAGTTTCAACTTTTAGATCCTCACTAGGAGCTTGCCAAAATAGATTAGAACACACCATTGCCAACTTAAATAATACAGCTGAGAATTTATCAGCTTCAGAATCATGTATTAGAGATGTAGACATGGCAAAGGAAATGATGAACTTCTCTAAAAACAATATCCTAATGCAAGCAGCACAGTCAATGCTTGCCCAAGCCAATGGACAACCTCAAGGAATACTGCAGTTATTAAGATAG
- a CDS encoding IS66 family transposase → MSHEFLTNELDENTKALIEKMENEINEKDKELSSKDEEIRKLKNELEFLKGVISNRNRKIFGASSEQVDVNQLSFFNEAEKHSDSKVEEPTLEEITYKRAKKSNYTGKKDNLANLERVVVEHKLEGEDLNCRECGKKLTPIGVKSRKEIVKYIPAKLIIEDHVIYSYACKTCERATGESKIISPEAPKTIFYNSMASNELIAHTLILKYQHAMPLYRQETYFDMMGATLLRQTLCNWTMSAADALEPIYNHMKKELLSRNYIHADETTLKVINGDFKGFLQTDGYNGYNSVSGATRVYCLAHIRRYFHNIIVDLDEEALKNSRAIIGFNYCEQIYKLEKELRESYSNDENYYDIRFKIRTEKLAPIIDNFIDYVEREIKDALPRSPLGKALEYAKKHLPGLKNVLLDGSLEVDNNAAERAIKPFVIGRKNFLFANTAKGATASSNIYSIVETAKANNLVVERYLVYLFDNLSKIDIYDSESLENLMPWNDKIPENMKIKDKK, encoded by the coding sequence ATGAGTCACGAATTTTTAACTAATGAGCTTGATGAAAATACAAAAGCATTAATTGAAAAAATGGAAAATGAAATTAATGAAAAAGATAAAGAATTAAGCTCAAAAGATGAAGAAATAAGAAAACTTAAAAATGAATTAGAATTCTTAAAAGGTGTTATATCTAATAGAAATAGAAAGATATTTGGAGCATCCAGTGAACAAGTAGATGTTAATCAATTATCTTTTTTTAACGAGGCTGAAAAACATAGTGATTCAAAGGTAGAAGAACCTACTTTAGAGGAAATTACATATAAAAGAGCTAAGAAAAGCAATTATACTGGAAAGAAAGATAATTTAGCTAATTTGGAAAGAGTTGTTGTTGAACATAAATTAGAAGGTGAGGATCTTAACTGCAGAGAATGTGGTAAAAAGCTTACTCCTATCGGAGTTAAATCTAGAAAAGAGATTGTTAAATACATTCCTGCTAAATTAATAATTGAGGATCATGTTATTTATAGCTACGCTTGTAAAACATGCGAAAGAGCCACTGGTGAAAGTAAAATAATTTCACCAGAAGCCCCTAAAACAATTTTTTATAATAGCATGGCCTCAAATGAGTTAATTGCACATACTCTAATACTTAAATATCAACATGCAATGCCACTATATAGGCAAGAAACTTACTTTGATATGATGGGAGCTACTCTTTTAAGGCAAACTCTATGCAATTGGACTATGTCTGCAGCAGATGCTTTAGAGCCAATATATAACCATATGAAAAAAGAATTGCTTAGCCGTAATTACATTCATGCTGATGAAACTACTCTTAAAGTAATTAATGGAGATTTTAAAGGTTTTCTCCAAACGGATGGATATAATGGATACAATTCCGTTAGCGGAGCTACAAGAGTATATTGCTTGGCTCACATAAGAAGATATTTTCATAATATAATAGTAGATTTAGATGAAGAAGCCCTAAAAAATTCTAGAGCAATAATAGGGTTTAATTATTGTGAGCAAATTTATAAACTTGAAAAAGAACTTAGAGAATCTTATTCAAATGATGAAAATTATTATGATATTAGATTTAAAATAAGAACTGAGAAACTAGCTCCAATTATAGATAACTTTATTGATTATGTTGAAAGAGAAATAAAAGATGCTCTTCCAAGAAGTCCGTTAGGTAAGGCACTTGAGTATGCTAAAAAGCATTTACCAGGATTAAAAAATGTATTATTAGATGGTTCTCTAGAAGTTGATAATAATGCTGCGGAAAGAGCAATTAAGCCTTTCGTTATAGGAAGAAAAAATTTCTTATTTGCTAACACTGCTAAGGGTGCAACTGCAAGTAGCAATATTTATAGTATTGTTGAAACTGCCAAGGCTAATAATTTAGTTGTAGAAAGGTACTTAGTCTATCTATTTGATAATCTATCAAAGATAGATATATACGATAGCGAAAGCTTAGAGAATCTTATGCCTTGGAATGATAAGATTCCTGAAAATATGAAAATTAAAGATAAAAAATAA
- the tnpB gene encoding IS66 family insertion sequence element accessory protein TnpB (TnpB, as the term is used for proteins encoded by IS66 family insertion elements, is considered an accessory protein, since TnpC, encoded by a neighboring gene, is a DDE family transposase.) has protein sequence MLNIDKVEKVYLACGYTDLRKSIDGLVMIVQNQFKLDPFDKALFVFCNKKMDKLKILHFDEGFWLYYHRLEANRFKWPATAADALKINIDELRWLLKGYEVRTKSKFKPVKASNYY, from the coding sequence ATGTTAAATATAGATAAGGTAGAAAAAGTCTATCTTGCCTGCGGTTATACGGATTTAAGAAAAAGTATTGATGGTTTAGTTATGATAGTGCAAAACCAATTTAAGTTAGATCCTTTTGATAAAGCACTATTTGTTTTTTGCAACAAGAAAATGGATAAATTAAAAATTCTTCACTTTGACGAAGGTTTTTGGCTATATTATCACCGTTTAGAAGCTAATCGCTTCAAATGGCCAGCGACAGCTGCCGATGCATTAAAGATTAATATTGATGAATTACGTTGGCTTTTAAAAGGCTATGAAGTAAGAACAAAATCTAAATTTAAACCTGTAAAAGCAAGTAACTATTATTAA
- the tnpA gene encoding IS66 family insertion sequence element accessory protein TnpA has product MYKKLDDDAWEEYLNKFNSVKDTITVKDFCAENNLNKSQFYYHKKRVEKAIESKEPVFQPISLNSKVDNTKENKSTLKEVKINVGNANILIPVSEATLITAIIKELILKC; this is encoded by the coding sequence ATGTATAAAAAATTAGATGATGATGCTTGGGAGGAATATTTAAATAAATTTAACTCTGTTAAAGATACAATAACAGTGAAAGATTTCTGTGCTGAGAATAACCTTAATAAGAGTCAATTTTATTACCATAAAAAAAGAGTAGAAAAGGCAATTGAAAGTAAAGAACCTGTTTTTCAGCCTATTTCTTTGAATAGTAAAGTTGATAATACTAAAGAAAATAAATCTACATTAAAAGAAGTAAAAATTAATGTAGGCAATGCTAATATCCTTATTCCTGTTAGCGAAGCTACTTTAATAACAGCAATAATTAAGGAGTTAATTCTAAAATGTTAA
- a CDS encoding nucleotidyltransferase domain-containing protein, which yields MKFGLTEKTYDLLIKTLSNYNEIEKVCVFGSRAMGNYKKGSDVDICIYGKLVTEKTISKLNVELNEELPIPYYFDIVYYDNIENNSLKEHIDRVGKVIFCRK from the coding sequence ATGAAATTTGGTCTTACGGAAAAAACCTATGATTTGTTAATAAAAACATTAAGTAATTATAATGAAATTGAAAAGGTCTGTGTATTTGGAAGTAGAGCTATGGGTAATTATAAAAAAGGATCTGATGTAGATATTTGTATATATGGTAAATTAGTAACGGAAAAAACTATATCAAAACTTAATGTTGAATTAAATGAAGAACTTCCCATTCCTTATTATTTTGATATTGTTTATTATGATAATATTGAAAATAATAGCTTAAAGGAACATATAGATAGAGTGGGCAAAGTAATATTTTGCAGAAAATAG
- a CDS encoding nucleotidyltransferase substrate binding protein: protein MNNKEIRWRQRFENLLRAYTQFKSAVDAFDSLSMLEKEGLIQRFEYTLELSWKTVKDYLESQEVMASFPKEVIKAAFHYEIIDDGDVWMEMLQSRNLMAHTYDEKRFNIAINKIKDEYFIAIKQLVEFLEERK, encoded by the coding sequence ATGAATAATAAAGAAATTAGATGGAGACAAAGATTTGAAAACTTATTGAGAGCTTATACTCAGTTTAAAAGTGCAGTAGATGCTTTTGATTCTTTGAGTATGTTAGAAAAAGAAGGATTAATTCAAAGATTTGAATATACACTTGAATTATCATGGAAAACTGTTAAGGATTATTTAGAATCTCAAGAGGTTATGGCAAGCTTTCCAAAAGAAGTTATAAAAGCTGCTTTTCATTATGAAATAATTGATGATGGGGATGTCTGGATGGAGATGTTACAAAGTAGAAATCTTATGGCACATACCTATGATGAAAAGAGATTTAACATTGCTATAAATAAAATCAAAGATGAATATTTTATTGCAATAAAGCAGTTGGTAGAATTTTTGGAGGAAAGAAAATGA